One segment of Parachlamydia acanthamoebae DNA contains the following:
- the lpxC gene encoding UDP-3-O-acyl-N-acetylglucosamine deacetylase: MNAFNSSLEKTCRRQRTLKKSVSFSGIGIHTGRGVSLKFCPAKEGTGIVFKRVDLPSQPLIPATVEYVCETNRSTTLGIGSVRIHTVEHVLAAIRAYEISNLCIEITSIEPPVGNGSSDVFVEMIEEAGIEEQDGIIPVVKIQEPVYWSEGDIHLVALPADEYRISYTLSYPTPSILQAQFHSLSVTAESFKNELAPCRTFSLYQEVSVLMDKGLIQGASLNNGVTIKDGAILSKGGLFFPNEMVRHKILDMIGDFSLVGFDFLAHVIAIRSGHASNFAFAKKLLHSITTERCS, encoded by the coding sequence GTGAATGCCTTCAATTCCAGCCTAGAAAAAACATGTAGGAGACAGCGCACGCTTAAAAAAAGCGTTTCGTTTTCTGGTATCGGGATTCACACGGGAAGAGGGGTTTCCCTCAAATTTTGTCCAGCCAAGGAGGGTACGGGAATTGTCTTTAAACGAGTCGATCTTCCCAGCCAGCCTCTTATTCCTGCCACTGTTGAATATGTGTGCGAAACTAACCGCAGCACCACATTAGGGATTGGGTCCGTAAGGATTCATACCGTTGAACACGTCTTGGCAGCCATTCGTGCTTATGAAATCTCCAATTTATGCATTGAGATTACTAGCATTGAGCCTCCTGTCGGAAATGGAAGCTCGGATGTTTTTGTCGAAATGATCGAAGAGGCAGGGATCGAAGAGCAGGACGGAATTATTCCGGTCGTGAAAATTCAAGAGCCTGTTTATTGGTCCGAGGGAGACATTCACTTGGTTGCTCTCCCCGCAGATGAATATCGCATTAGTTACACACTTAGTTATCCAACCCCAAGTATTCTGCAAGCACAATTTCACTCTTTGTCAGTAACAGCAGAAAGTTTTAAAAATGAGCTTGCTCCTTGTCGCACATTTTCTCTTTACCAAGAGGTTTCTGTACTGATGGATAAAGGTTTGATTCAAGGCGCGAGTTTAAACAATGGAGTCACCATTAAAGATGGAGCTATTTTAAGTAAGGGGGGATTGTTCTTCCCTAATGAAATGGTTCGGCATAAAATATTGGATATGATTGGTGATTTTTCTCTTGTCGGGTTTGACTTTTTGGCGCATGTTATAGCTATTCGCTCAGGACATGCCTCTAATTTTGCCTTCGCGAAAAAGCTCTTACATTCTATTACAACGGAGAGATGTTCATGA